Proteins from a single region of Parasedimentitalea psychrophila:
- a CDS encoding YdcH family protein has protein sequence MNAPTDISMKTDDVLKVELEVFRRQHRDLDEAIHALQDKGTGDQLTIRRLKKQKLWLKDIIAMIEDRLMPDIIA, from the coding sequence ATGAACGCCCCCACCGATATTTCCATGAAAACTGATGACGTGCTGAAGGTTGAACTCGAAGTGTTCCGCCGCCAGCACCGCGATCTGGACGAGGCAATACATGCCTTGCAGGACAAGGGCACCGGTGATCAGCTGACCATCCGCCGCCTGAAAAAGCAAAAGCTGTGGCTCAAGGATATCATCGCCATGATCGAGGACCGGCTGATGCCGGATATTATTGCCTGA